One Halolamina litorea genomic window carries:
- the katG gene encoding catalase/peroxidase HPI translates to MAGTDHDWWPNHLNLEILDQNARDVSPMDEEFDYGEAFESLDLDEVKSDIESVLTDSKEWWPADYGHYGPLMIRMAWHSAGTYRTVDGRGGAAGGRQRFAPLNSWPDNVNLDKARRLLWPVKQKYGRNLSWADLLVLTGNVALESMGFETFGFAGGREDAYEPDKSVDWGEEAEMETWDRFDEEDELDEPLGASVMGLIYVNPEGPEGNPEPEWSADRIRQTFDRMAMNDEETAALIAGGHTFGKVHGAADGEGHLGPEPEAAPIEEQGLGWENDFGEGKGPDTITSGIEGPWTQSPTSWDMGYLDNLLDHEWEPHKGPGGAWQWEPVGDELTNTVPDVEGAPDSVTPMMLTTDVALKRDDDYREIVERFRDNPDEFQEAFAKAWYKLIHRDMGPPERFRGPEVPDEEMLWQDPTPDADYDLVDDEAVAELKETLLDSELSRTQLAKTAWASASTYRDSDKRGGANGARLRLRPQRDWEVNEPEELDSVLDTLEGIREEFNASRDDGVRVSLADLIVLGGNAAVEAAAADAGYDVTVPFDPGRTDATQEQTDVESFEALKPDADGFRNYYGDDARQEAEELLVDRSELLNLTADEMTVLVGGMRALGATHGDSDLGVFTDEPGTLTNDFFVTLLDNDTEVEKVGENHFELRDRETGEVVGEGTRADFVFGSNSRLRALAETYAADDAEEMFVEDFAEAWSKVMRNDRFDLE, encoded by the coding sequence ATGGCAGGGACTGACCACGACTGGTGGCCCAATCACTTGAACTTGGAGATCCTCGACCAGAACGCACGGGACGTGAGCCCGATGGACGAGGAGTTCGACTACGGTGAGGCCTTCGAGTCGCTCGACCTCGACGAAGTGAAGTCCGACATCGAGTCCGTGCTGACGGACTCGAAGGAGTGGTGGCCGGCCGACTACGGCCACTACGGCCCCCTCATGATCCGGATGGCGTGGCACAGCGCCGGTACCTACCGTACCGTCGACGGCCGCGGCGGCGCCGCCGGCGGCCGGCAGCGCTTCGCCCCGCTCAACAGTTGGCCCGACAACGTCAACCTCGACAAGGCGCGACGCCTGCTCTGGCCGGTCAAGCAGAAGTACGGCCGGAACCTCTCGTGGGCCGACCTCCTCGTTCTGACGGGGAACGTCGCCCTCGAGTCGATGGGCTTCGAGACGTTCGGCTTCGCCGGCGGCCGCGAGGACGCCTACGAGCCCGACAAGTCCGTCGACTGGGGCGAGGAGGCCGAGATGGAGACGTGGGACCGCTTCGACGAGGAGGACGAACTCGACGAGCCGCTGGGCGCGTCGGTCATGGGGCTCATCTACGTCAACCCCGAGGGCCCCGAAGGCAATCCCGAGCCCGAGTGGTCCGCCGACCGCATCCGGCAGACGTTCGACCGGATGGCGATGAACGACGAGGAGACGGCCGCGCTGATCGCCGGCGGCCACACGTTCGGGAAGGTCCACGGCGCCGCCGACGGCGAGGGCCACCTCGGCCCGGAGCCGGAGGCTGCCCCCATAGAGGAGCAGGGTCTCGGCTGGGAGAACGACTTCGGCGAGGGGAAGGGCCCCGACACGATCACGAGCGGCATCGAGGGGCCGTGGACGCAGTCCCCGACCTCGTGGGACATGGGCTACCTCGACAACCTCCTCGACCACGAGTGGGAGCCCCACAAGGGCCCCGGCGGCGCGTGGCAGTGGGAGCCGGTCGGTGACGAGCTGACGAACACCGTCCCCGACGTCGAGGGCGCCCCCGACTCGGTCACGCCGATGATGCTGACGACCGACGTGGCGCTCAAGCGCGACGACGACTACCGCGAGATCGTCGAGCGCTTCCGCGACAACCCCGACGAGTTCCAGGAGGCGTTCGCGAAGGCCTGGTACAAGCTGATCCACCGCGACATGGGCCCGCCCGAGCGGTTCCGTGGCCCCGAGGTGCCCGACGAGGAGATGCTCTGGCAGGACCCGACGCCGGACGCCGACTACGACCTCGTCGACGACGAGGCCGTCGCCGAGCTGAAGGAGACGCTCCTCGACTCGGAGCTCTCCCGCACGCAGCTCGCCAAGACCGCGTGGGCGTCGGCGTCCACCTACCGCGACAGCGACAAGCGCGGCGGCGCAAACGGCGCCCGCCTGCGCCTCCGGCCCCAGCGCGACTGGGAGGTCAACGAGCCCGAGGAGCTCGATAGCGTGCTCGACACGCTGGAGGGCATCCGCGAGGAGTTCAACGCCTCGCGCGACGACGGCGTCCGCGTCTCGCTCGCGGACCTGATCGTGCTGGGCGGCAACGCGGCCGTCGAGGCCGCGGCGGCCGACGCCGGCTACGACGTGACCGTCCCCTTCGACCCGGGCCGCACCGACGCCACGCAGGAGCAGACCGATGTGGAGTCCTTCGAGGCGCTCAAGCCCGACGCTGACGGCTTCCGGAACTACTACGGCGACGACGCTCGGCAGGAGGCCGAGGAGCTGCTGGTCGACCGTTCGGAGCTGCTGAACCTCACGGCCGACGAGATGACCGTGCTGGTCGGCGGGATGCGCGCGCTGGGCGCGACCCACGGCGACAGCGACCTCGGCGTCTTCACCGACGAGCCGGGAACGCTCACCAACGACTTCTTCGTCACCCTGCTGGACAACGACACGGAAGTCGAGAAGGTCGGCGAGAACCACTTCGAGCTTCGCGACCGCGAGACCGGCGAGGTCGTGGGCGAGGGTACCCGCGCGGACTTCGTCTTCGGCTCGAACTCCCGGCTCCGCGCGCTCGCGGAGACCTACGCGGCCGACGACGCCGAGGAGATGTTCGTCGAGGACTTCGCCGAGGCGTGGTCGAAGGTCATGCGGAACGACCGCTTCGACCTCGAGTAA
- a CDS encoding SOS response-associated peptidase, producing MCGRTSLAVDAATLADRFGVSVEAFEPRYNIAPGSELLAIRDDRPDRAAELTWGFVPPWADDPDEGPRPINARSESVAENRLFEDAFGSRRCLILADGFYEWAGPEGRKQPYRIERIDGEPYAYAGLWSPWAGDDAERWTCTILTTEANATVGEVHDRMPVMLEASEESTWLNGAGPGDWRSVFDPYPDDELRAFPVSTRVNDPTNDDPCVAEEVGSQSGLGEFGAD from the coding sequence ATGTGCGGCCGTACCTCCCTCGCCGTCGACGCGGCGACGCTGGCCGACCGGTTCGGTGTCTCCGTGGAGGCGTTCGAGCCGCGGTACAACATCGCCCCCGGCTCGGAACTGCTGGCGATCCGGGACGACCGGCCCGACCGGGCGGCGGAGCTCACCTGGGGCTTCGTCCCGCCGTGGGCCGACGACCCCGACGAGGGGCCCAGACCGATCAACGCCCGCTCGGAGAGCGTGGCCGAGAACCGGCTGTTCGAGGACGCCTTCGGGTCCCGCCGCTGTCTGATCCTCGCGGATGGGTTCTACGAGTGGGCCGGCCCCGAGGGACGCAAGCAGCCTTACCGGATCGAACGTATCGACGGCGAGCCGTACGCGTACGCCGGCCTGTGGTCCCCCTGGGCCGGCGACGACGCGGAGCGTTGGACCTGTACGATCCTCACGACCGAGGCCAACGCGACCGTCGGCGAGGTCCACGACCGGATGCCGGTGATGCTCGAAGCGAGCGAGGAGTCGACGTGGCTGAACGGCGCCGGCCCGGGCGACTGGCGGTCGGTGTTCGACCCGTACCCCGACGACGAACTCCGGGCGTTCCCGGTCTCGACGCGGGTGAACGACCCGACGAACGACGACCCGTGCGTCGCCGAGGAAGTCGGCTCACAGTCGGGGCTGGGGGAGTTCGGGGCGGACTGA
- a CDS encoding S9 family peptidase, which yields MADTDPDFLERLASLPSFQHAVASPEGDRVALYYDVTGRNELHVLDVETGDRRQISDGEVPRNARWHLKWSDDGDAVYFHDDEGGNEQNDIYRIGVRGTEEGEVEQLTALDGQTVLADVADDGETLLLGSNRDGQMNLFSFDIPSGEATKLTDYERAAGGGGFSPGVDRVAFTTNESDDYNNQDVYVADVDGSNPRNLNIGEDGAEASFADWSPDGDRLLVSDNTENFSRAGVYDLGTDEVEWFGDLTVEESPVAFTPDGERFLALRTRDAAVVPLVYDIETGEGRELDVPEGVAAFSGAGSPMLDGDRVLVSHTTPDSRPDLLAHDMASGETETLLAAEYGDLDPEGFVDADYFTFESHDGLEIGALLYDSGERPSPLVVNPHGGPRAADYRSFGMYTQFLLSRGYSVLQVNYRGSTGRGREFVERLYDDWGGGEQEDIAEAVRQVTAEDWVDEDRVVVFGGSYGGYSAYWQMVDHPELYAAGIAWIGVTDLEDMHANTMPHFRTELMEKYLGTPEENPELYRERSPVTHVENLAAPLLMVHGVNDRRVPVSQARIFRDALDDAGYEQGEDGDYEYVELGEEGHASSDIDQKIRMLRTLDDFLQRRLPEATTAPAE from the coding sequence ATGGCAGACACGGACCCTGACTTCCTCGAACGGCTCGCGAGCCTTCCCAGCTTCCAGCACGCCGTCGCCTCACCCGAGGGCGACCGCGTCGCCCTCTACTACGACGTGACGGGGCGCAACGAACTCCACGTTCTCGACGTTGAGACCGGCGACCGCCGGCAGATCAGCGACGGCGAGGTGCCCCGCAACGCCCGCTGGCACCTGAAGTGGAGCGACGACGGCGACGCTGTCTACTTCCACGACGACGAGGGCGGCAACGAGCAGAACGACATCTACCGCATCGGCGTCCGCGGCACCGAGGAGGGCGAGGTCGAACAGTTGACCGCCCTCGACGGTCAGACTGTCCTCGCCGACGTGGCCGACGACGGCGAGACGCTGCTGCTCGGCTCGAACCGGGACGGCCAGATGAACCTCTTCAGCTTCGATATCCCGAGCGGCGAGGCGACGAAGCTGACCGACTACGAGCGCGCCGCGGGCGGCGGCGGCTTCTCCCCCGGCGTCGACCGCGTGGCCTTCACGACCAACGAGTCCGACGACTACAACAACCAGGACGTGTACGTCGCCGACGTCGACGGCTCGAACCCCCGGAACCTCAACATCGGCGAGGACGGCGCCGAAGCGAGCTTCGCCGACTGGAGCCCCGACGGCGACCGACTGCTGGTCTCGGACAACACCGAGAACTTCTCGCGGGCCGGCGTCTACGACCTCGGGACGGACGAGGTCGAGTGGTTCGGCGACCTGACCGTCGAGGAGAGCCCCGTCGCCTTCACCCCCGACGGCGAGCGCTTCCTCGCGCTGCGGACCCGCGACGCCGCCGTCGTCCCGCTGGTGTACGACATCGAGACGGGCGAAGGTCGCGAACTCGACGTGCCCGAGGGCGTCGCCGCCTTCTCCGGCGCCGGCTCGCCGATGCTCGACGGCGACCGCGTCCTCGTCAGCCACACCACCCCCGACAGCCGACCCGACCTGCTGGCACACGACATGGCGAGCGGCGAGACCGAGACGCTGCTGGCGGCGGAGTACGGCGACCTCGACCCCGAGGGGTTCGTCGACGCCGACTACTTCACTTTCGAGAGCCACGACGGCCTCGAGATCGGCGCGCTGCTGTACGACTCCGGCGAGCGCCCGTCGCCGCTGGTGGTCAACCCCCACGGCGGCCCGCGCGCCGCCGACTACCGGAGCTTCGGCATGTACACCCAGTTCCTACTCTCCCGGGGCTACTCGGTGCTGCAGGTGAACTACCGCGGCTCCACCGGCCGGGGCCGTGAGTTCGTCGAGCGCCTCTACGACGACTGGGGCGGCGGCGAGCAGGAGGACATCGCCGAGGCGGTCCGGCAGGTGACCGCCGAGGACTGGGTCGACGAGGACCGTGTCGTCGTCTTCGGCGGCTCCTACGGCGGCTACTCGGCGTACTGGCAGATGGTCGACCACCCCGAACTCTACGCCGCGGGGATCGCGTGGATCGGCGTCACCGACCTCGAGGACATGCACGCGAACACGATGCCCCACTTCCGGACCGAACTGATGGAGAAGTACCTCGGCACGCCCGAGGAGAACCCCGAACTCTACCGCGAGCGCTCGCCGGTCACCCACGTCGAGAACCTCGCGGCGCCGCTGCTGATGGTCCACGGTGTCAACGACCGCCGCGTGCCCGTCTCGCAAGCCCGTATCTTCCGGGACGCGCTCGACGACGCGGGCTACGAGCAGGGCGAGGACGGCGACTACGAGTACGTCGAACTCGGCGAGGAGGGCCACGCCTCCTCGGACATCGACCAGAAGATCCGGATGCTCCGCACGCTCGATGACTTCCTGCAGCGTCGCCTGCCCGAGGCGACGACGGCGCCCGCGGAGTAG
- a CDS encoding ATP-dependent DNA helicase, with the protein MPKLAAPQPPVVSWRDLFGHPEPYPEQRDGIEAAVDAAEDDGFLALEGACGTGKTMLALSAGLDRVRDPDSDFERVLVLTSVKQQLRQFEGDLRTINENLPEEYDPVSGLTLVGKADVCPYARENRGGVDDRNVYDRCEGLRERTRNLAGDGGPTTAEALASQARSQQVGIADSGRDGADYLETAGEPTPYRPDTEAYGTGSGSTEYCPFYAQYLADLPEDGDPAEAVPFDFTDKGLIDTEELVGLAAGHGTCPHSIMGAVLGHVEVVIGNYYHAFDPTTSGQFTGALVDDSTFVVCDEAHMLEPRVRDLVSDGVGDRTLRDAVSELTRILQAVEFDDDSTPSTGNDDAELVRGELQEADVKLDELRNLRNFCEALREELDRRVKSHLDGERPGWRAELTELDDYELPLRDPETPQPDEITEWAEREGFGEGVWSRAEVVGAVVARILNEVEDEDASRAVTPVGRVLNAWYREDHESFFREIELDRTWDETERPDSWRRAYNARLSLHNCVPSEAIGDRLAEFGGGVLMSATLEPLDVFREVTGLNHLQEQGRPVTTRSYGLGFPAENRASFAVDVPKFTYGNRGAPGEENDCRRMHVNAAATIARSPGNVLVGMPSYGEAEWLAGELEDRLEKPVLLDSSSSDEVTEELKAEFFRGAEKVLVTSIRGTLTEGVDYEGDRLSAAVVCGVPIINTASPRTRAVRVAYDREFGDGFETALTVPAVRKARQAIGRVIRGPEEVGIRAFVDARYARESWNSVREYLPDYEREEFQPVSPDMLGFGVERFWETHR; encoded by the coding sequence ATGCCTAAACTGGCCGCTCCCCAGCCTCCGGTAGTGAGTTGGCGCGACCTGTTCGGCCACCCCGAGCCCTACCCCGAGCAACGCGACGGGATCGAGGCGGCCGTCGACGCCGCAGAAGACGACGGCTTCCTCGCGCTCGAAGGGGCCTGCGGGACCGGGAAGACGATGCTCGCGCTCTCGGCCGGGTTGGACCGCGTGCGCGACCCCGATTCCGACTTCGAGCGCGTGCTCGTCCTGACCAGCGTCAAACAGCAGCTACGCCAGTTCGAGGGCGACCTCCGGACGATCAACGAGAACCTCCCGGAGGAGTACGACCCCGTCTCGGGGCTCACGCTGGTCGGGAAGGCCGACGTGTGTCCCTACGCCCGGGAGAACCGCGGCGGCGTCGACGACCGGAACGTCTACGACCGCTGTGAGGGGCTGCGCGAGCGCACTCGGAACCTCGCCGGCGACGGCGGGCCGACGACGGCCGAGGCGCTGGCGAGTCAAGCCCGGAGTCAGCAGGTCGGCATCGCCGACTCCGGACGCGACGGCGCGGACTACCTCGAAACGGCGGGGGAACCGACGCCGTACCGCCCCGACACCGAGGCGTACGGCACCGGCAGCGGGAGCACCGAGTACTGTCCGTTCTACGCGCAGTACCTCGCGGACCTCCCCGAGGACGGTGATCCGGCGGAGGCGGTCCCCTTCGACTTCACCGACAAGGGACTGATCGATACGGAGGAACTGGTCGGGCTCGCGGCGGGCCACGGCACCTGCCCGCACTCGATCATGGGCGCCGTACTGGGCCACGTCGAAGTCGTCATCGGCAACTACTACCACGCGTTCGATCCGACGACCTCGGGGCAGTTCACCGGCGCGCTCGTCGACGACTCGACGTTCGTGGTCTGTGACGAGGCCCACATGCTCGAACCGCGCGTGCGGGACCTCGTCAGCGACGGCGTTGGCGACCGGACGCTGCGGGACGCGGTGTCGGAACTGACCCGGATTCTGCAGGCCGTGGAGTTCGACGATGATTCGACGCCGTCCACCGGGAACGATGACGCCGAACTGGTCCGCGGGGAACTGCAGGAGGCCGACGTGAAACTGGACGAACTCCGGAATTTGCGGAATTTCTGCGAAGCGCTGCGGGAGGAACTGGACCGTCGGGTGAAGAGCCACCTCGACGGCGAGCGGCCGGGCTGGCGGGCGGAACTGACCGAACTGGACGACTACGAACTCCCGCTGCGGGACCCAGAGACGCCCCAACCCGACGAGATCACCGAGTGGGCCGAGCGCGAGGGCTTCGGCGAGGGGGTCTGGTCGCGTGCGGAGGTCGTCGGTGCCGTCGTCGCCCGGATCCTGAACGAGGTCGAAGACGAGGACGCCTCGCGCGCGGTGACGCCCGTGGGCCGGGTGTTGAACGCGTGGTACCGCGAGGACCACGAGTCGTTCTTCCGGGAGATCGAGTTGGATCGGACGTGGGACGAGACCGAGCGCCCCGACTCGTGGCGCCGGGCGTACAACGCGCGGCTCTCGCTGCACAACTGCGTGCCGAGCGAGGCCATCGGCGACCGACTCGCGGAGTTCGGCGGCGGCGTCCTGATGTCGGCGACGCTCGAACCGCTCGACGTGTTCCGGGAGGTGACGGGACTGAACCACCTCCAAGAGCAGGGGCGGCCGGTGACGACCCGAAGCTACGGGCTGGGCTTTCCCGCGGAGAACCGCGCCTCCTTCGCCGTCGACGTGCCGAAGTTCACCTACGGCAACCGCGGCGCGCCGGGCGAGGAGAACGACTGCCGCCGGATGCACGTCAACGCCGCCGCGACCATCGCGCGCTCGCCGGGGAACGTCCTCGTCGGCATGCCGAGTTACGGCGAGGCGGAGTGGCTGGCTGGCGAACTGGAAGACAGACTGGAGAAGCCGGTGTTGCTCGACAGTTCCTCCTCCGACGAGGTGACGGAGGAACTCAAAGCGGAGTTCTTCCGCGGGGCGGAGAAGGTGCTGGTGACGAGCATCCGCGGCACGCTCACGGAGGGGGTCGACTACGAGGGCGACCGGCTCTCGGCGGCGGTGGTCTGTGGCGTCCCGATCATCAACACCGCCTCCCCCCGAACTCGGGCGGTTCGGGTGGCCTACGACCGCGAGTTCGGCGATGGGTTCGAGACTGCCCTGACCGTTCCGGCCGTGCGCAAAGCCCGACAGGCCATCGGCCGGGTCATCCGCGGCCCCGAGGAGGTCGGGATCCGTGCGTTCGTCGACGCCCGGTACGCCCGGGAGTCCTGGAACTCGGTCCGGGAGTACCTTCCCGACTACGAGCGCGAGGAGTTCCAGCCCGTCTCGCCGGACATGCTCGGCTTCGGCGTCGAGCGCTTCTGGGAGACCCACCGCTGA
- a CDS encoding DUF2391 domain-containing protein has protein sequence MSVDESEDSNGEDSEVDELLDELEALELAVADEDYETQSRVRESIRMARRIEETPPVFGRVIKGFDRHDAAEALVGSVVFGIPMVIEGGTLEVGAYLATHPAYFLGTLLFGVAIVVGLLYVAEIQDVRIVDPLFGVIPRRPTGLLAIAAATAVAMMTAWGRVDWGEPWVAACQTGVCFVGMAIGGALGDILPGS, from the coding sequence GTGTCCGTAGACGAGTCGGAGGACTCGAACGGCGAGGATTCGGAGGTCGACGAACTGCTGGACGAGCTCGAAGCGCTCGAACTCGCGGTCGCCGACGAGGACTACGAGACCCAGTCCCGCGTGCGCGAGAGCATCCGCATGGCCAGACGCATCGAGGAGACGCCGCCGGTCTTCGGGCGGGTGATCAAGGGGTTCGACCGTCACGACGCCGCCGAGGCGTTGGTCGGCAGCGTCGTGTTCGGCATCCCGATGGTGATCGAAGGCGGCACGCTGGAGGTCGGCGCGTACCTCGCCACCCACCCCGCCTACTTCCTCGGGACGCTCCTCTTCGGCGTCGCCATCGTCGTCGGCCTCCTCTACGTGGCCGAGATTCAGGACGTTCGGATCGTCGACCCGCTGTTCGGCGTGATCCCCCGCCGGCCGACCGGTCTTCTCGCCATCGCGGCGGCCACCGCGGTGGCGATGATGACTGCCTGGGGGCGCGTCGACTGGGGCGAGCCGTGGGTCGCAGCCTGCCAGACGGGGGTCTGTTTCGTCGGGATGGCGATCGGCGGCGCGCTCGGGGACATCCTCCCCGGAAGCTGA
- a CDS encoding DUF6517 family protein: MKLTRRAVGALTVAGVAGLAGCSGTTSFSAEFAETDPGDTGYEQTGQREPTMTRTVAGQEVNITNTVTEYRKEMELSFFGGSSDIGVFAAFTSPQVEVAGQSLNPISNISNRELIERFQQRFDSMSNVERESEEEVESLGSARTVTKFSAIVSVEGNEVPVFVLLANFNHEGDAVVPMGIFPQEREDEEGPNVRQLMANLTHPA; the protein is encoded by the coding sequence ATGAAGCTAACACGCCGAGCGGTAGGCGCGTTGACGGTCGCGGGGGTCGCGGGGCTGGCCGGCTGTAGCGGTACCACCAGTTTCAGCGCCGAGTTCGCCGAGACCGACCCGGGTGACACGGGCTACGAACAGACTGGCCAGCGGGAGCCGACGATGACCCGAACCGTCGCGGGCCAGGAGGTCAACATCACCAACACGGTGACGGAGTACCGCAAGGAGATGGAGCTCTCCTTCTTCGGGGGGAGCTCCGACATCGGCGTGTTCGCCGCGTTCACCTCCCCGCAGGTGGAGGTAGCCGGACAGTCGCTCAACCCCATCTCGAACATCAGCAACCGGGAGCTGATCGAACGGTTCCAGCAGCGCTTCGACAGCATGAGCAACGTCGAACGGGAGTCCGAGGAGGAAGTGGAGAGCCTCGGGTCCGCCCGGACGGTGACGAAGTTCTCGGCCATCGTGAGCGTCGAGGGCAACGAGGTCCCGGTGTTCGTCCTGCTGGCGAACTTCAACCACGAGGGTGACGCGGTGGTCCCGATGGGCATCTTCCCGCAGGAACGCGAGGACGAGGAGGGGCCCAACGTCCGTCAGTTGATGGCGAACCTGACCCACCCGGCCTGA
- the purD gene encoding phosphoribosylamine--glycine ligase — protein sequence METVLVIGGGGREHAIVRALADDAEVYALSSNRNPGIDALAAGMEIADGTDTDAVVDYAEEIGADAAVVGPESALAAGVADALDDAGVFTFGPTAEAARIETDKAYQREFMAENDIPGTPGFETFDAADAAADYVESIDDDVAVKPAGLTGGKGVRVTGDQVSHAEAAAYVRESGHDEWVIEERLVGEEFTVQAFVADGVVRPTPAVQDHKRAYEGDEGPNTGGMGSYSDAGPTLPFMTEADYLAAVDVLDATVEALPAYTGVLYGQFMLTAEGPKVVEFNARFGDPEAMNVLPVMETPLLDVVTAARDGDTLPEPTFENRATVCKYAVPAGYPTDPESGAEIEVDESTVAAAAEAGGGDALLFYASVDAREDGLFTTTSRSFAVVGVAADIPTAEAIAADALDAAGDGLRVREDVGTEELVQSRVAHMASLRD from the coding sequence ATGGAGACCGTTCTGGTGATCGGCGGCGGCGGCCGGGAACACGCGATCGTCCGCGCGCTGGCGGACGACGCCGAGGTGTACGCCCTTTCGAGCAACCGTAACCCCGGGATCGACGCGCTCGCGGCCGGGATGGAGATCGCCGACGGCACCGACACCGACGCGGTCGTCGACTACGCCGAGGAGATCGGCGCCGACGCGGCCGTCGTCGGCCCCGAATCGGCGCTCGCGGCTGGCGTCGCCGACGCCCTCGACGACGCCGGCGTGTTCACGTTCGGCCCGACCGCCGAGGCTGCCCGGATCGAGACGGACAAGGCCTACCAGCGGGAGTTCATGGCCGAGAACGACATCCCCGGAACGCCCGGCTTCGAGACGTTCGACGCCGCCGACGCGGCCGCTGACTACGTCGAGTCGATCGACGACGACGTGGCGGTCAAACCCGCGGGCCTGACCGGCGGGAAGGGTGTCCGGGTCACCGGCGATCAGGTGAGTCACGCGGAAGCCGCGGCGTACGTCCGGGAGAGCGGCCACGACGAGTGGGTGATCGAGGAGCGACTGGTCGGCGAGGAGTTCACGGTACAGGCGTTCGTCGCCGACGGCGTCGTCCGCCCGACCCCGGCCGTGCAGGACCACAAGCGCGCCTACGAGGGCGACGAGGGGCCCAACACCGGCGGGATGGGGAGCTATAGCGACGCCGGACCGACGCTGCCGTTCATGACCGAGGCCGACTACCTCGCCGCCGTCGACGTGCTCGACGCGACCGTCGAGGCGCTCCCTGCCTACACGGGCGTGCTCTACGGCCAGTTCATGCTGACCGCAGAGGGGCCGAAGGTCGTGGAGTTCAACGCCCGTTTCGGCGACCCCGAGGCGATGAACGTCCTCCCGGTGATGGAGACGCCGCTGCTCGACGTGGTGACGGCGGCCCGGGACGGCGACACGCTCCCCGAACCGACGTTCGAGAACCGCGCGACGGTGTGTAAGTACGCGGTGCCCGCTGGCTACCCGACCGACCCCGAGTCCGGCGCCGAGATCGAGGTCGACGAGTCGACGGTGGCGGCCGCCGCCGAGGCGGGCGGGGGCGACGCCCTGCTGTTCTACGCCTCCGTCGACGCCCGCGAGGACGGCCTGTTCACGACGACATCGCGCTCGTTCGCCGTCGTGGGCGTCGCCGCGGACATTCCGACCGCGGAGGCAATCGCGGCCGACGCGCTCGACGCTGCCGGGGACGGTCTCCGGGTGCGCGAGGACGTGGGGACCGAGGAACTGGTGCAGTCACGGGTCGCGCATATGGCGTCGCTCCGGGACTGA
- the rocF gene encoding arginase: MSENGTFEPNQRSIRVIGAPTDYGQDRRGVDMGPSAIRYGGLSDRLAEAGVATEDAGDLLVPRAEERDPDYRTPSQGKARFLRETEDVCTRLRGEVRESLADGHTPLVLGGDHSIAIGTVAGAAADADIGAIWFDAHADLNTPTTTPSGNVHGMPLAALLGVDEWAGVDWANAPSLSRENVAIVGLRSVDDDERDLIAESEISAYTMSDIDRRGLADVVSDALDVATDGTDGYHVSLDLDWLDPTIAPGVGTPVRGGVTYREAHHSMEQVAEDGGMRSMELVEVNPTLDQHNETAELAVELAASAFGKRIL; encoded by the coding sequence ATGTCCGAGAACGGAACGTTCGAACCGAACCAACGGTCGATCCGCGTGATCGGCGCGCCGACCGACTACGGGCAGGACCGACGGGGCGTCGACATGGGCCCCTCAGCCATCCGCTACGGCGGGCTGAGCGACAGGCTGGCCGAGGCGGGCGTCGCCACCGAGGACGCCGGCGACCTGCTCGTCCCGCGCGCGGAGGAGCGTGACCCGGACTACAGGACGCCGAGTCAGGGGAAAGCCCGCTTCCTGCGGGAGACCGAGGACGTGTGTACCCGACTCCGCGGGGAGGTCCGGGAGTCCCTCGCGGACGGCCACACGCCGCTCGTTCTCGGCGGGGACCACTCCATCGCCATCGGGACGGTCGCGGGCGCCGCCGCCGACGCCGATATCGGCGCCATCTGGTTCGACGCCCACGCCGACCTGAACACGCCGACGACGACGCCCTCCGGCAACGTCCACGGGATGCCGCTGGCGGCGCTGCTGGGCGTCGACGAGTGGGCGGGCGTTGACTGGGCGAACGCGCCGAGCCTCTCCCGGGAGAACGTTGCCATCGTCGGCCTGCGCTCGGTCGACGACGACGAGCGCGACCTGATCGCCGAGAGCGAGATCAGCGCCTACACGATGTCCGACATCGACCGTCGCGGGCTGGCCGACGTGGTCTCCGATGCCCTCGACGTCGCCACCGACGGCACCGACGGCTACCACGTCAGCCTCGACCTCGACTGGCTGGACCCGACCATCGCGCCCGGCGTCGGGACGCCCGTCCGCGGCGGCGTCACCTACCGTGAGGCCCACCACTCGATGGAGCAGGTCGCCGAGGACGGCGGGATGCGCTCGATGGAACTGGTCGAAGTGAACCCGACGCTCGACCAGCACAACGAAACCGCGGAGCTGGCGGTCGAACTCGCCGCCAGCGCGTTCGGCAAGCGCATCCTCTGA